One bacterium genomic window, CGTTCTGATCGTATTCGCGCGCGCGCACATACCAGGCCGCCGCACTGGCATAATCATTCAGATCCTCGAAATAGACCTTCCCGATCAGGAAGCTGATATTCCCCTTCTGGCTTTCGTCCAGCCCGCCATACTGTAGAATGGCCTGATATTCTTCGATCGCCGCCGCGTACAGCTTGTTGTCCCGAAGTTCTCCGGCGATCTTCTTGGCTTTGTCCACATCCAACTTGGGGCCACCCGCATTGCAGCCGGCCATCACCGCCAGGCCGCACAGCAGCAAAGCGATCAGTATCTGTTTGCCCGGACGATATCCCTGCATAATCGTTACAGTCTCCGTTCACGCATCTTAAAGAAGTTGATCAATGGCACGATGTACGATTGATCGGTACGTATATTAATGAAGTCGAGATTGATCAATTGGAAACTCCGCTTCAGAGCGGAAACATCTTCCTGCGAGCGCGCCGCGAACTCTCGACGAAACGCCTTTGACCCGGTGTCTACCAGGATCACTTCGCCGGTCTCGGCATCTTCAAGTTCGATCAATCCAAAATCCTCGAATACAGTCTCGCGCGGATCGGTCACCTTGATCCCGATGATATCATGTTTATTGTTGGCGACCTGCAACGGCTTGTAGAACCCCTCCGACATGAAGTCGGAGATCAGGAAGATCACTGACTTGCGACGGATAACGCGCGAAAGATACTGAAGCGCCCCGGCGATATCGGTTGTTATCCCGGTCGGCTTGAAATAGAGTATCTCCCGGATCAACCGGAGCACATGGGCACGACCCTTCTTGGGCGGGACGAATTTCTCGATCCGGTCCGTGAAGATGATCAGCCCGACCTTGTCATTATTCTTGATGGCTGAGAATGCCAACAGCGCACAGAGTTCCGCCGCTGTCTCAGACTTGAACCGTTCCTTGGTGCCGAAACGACCCGATGACGACGCATCAAACAGCAAGACGACAGACAGCTCGCGCTCTTCACGAAACTTCTTGATATACGGCTGCCCGGTCCGGGCGGTCACGTTCCAGTCGATCAACCGGATATCATCCCCCGGTTGATACTGGCGTACCTCCTCGAACTCCATCCCCTGTCCCTTGAAAGTGGAAT contains:
- a CDS encoding DUF58 domain-containing protein — translated: MIPKEILRKVRRIEIRTRRLVNDLFSGEYHSTFKGQGMEFEEVRQYQPGDDIRLIDWNVTARTGQPYIKKFREERELSVVLLFDASSSGRFGTKERFKSETAAELCALLAFSAIKNNDKVGLIIFTDRIEKFVPPKKGRAHVLRLIREILYFKPTGITTDIAGALQYLSRVIRRKSVIFLISDFMSEGFYKPLQVANNKHDIIGIKVTDPRETVFEDFGLIELEDAETGEVILVDTGSKAFRREFAARSQEDVSALKRSFQLINLDFINIRTDQSYIVPLINFFKMRERRL